A region from the Acyrthosiphon pisum isolate AL4f chromosome A1, pea_aphid_22Mar2018_4r6ur, whole genome shotgun sequence genome encodes:
- the Cdc42 gene encoding cell division cycle 42, with translation MQTIKCVVVGDGAVGKTCLLISYTTNKFPSEYVPTVFDNYAVTVMIGGEPYTLGLFDTAGQEDYDRLRPLSYPQTDVFLVCFSVVSPSSFENVKEKWVPEITHHCQKTPFLLVGTQIDLREDATTVEKLAKNKQKSISSEQGEKLAKELKAVKYVECSALTQKGLKNVFDEAILAALEPPEPVKKRKCVIL, from the exons ATGCAGACCATCAAGTGCGTGGTTGTTGGTGATGGAGCTGTTGGTAAGACTTGTCTGCTCATATCGTACACGACAAACAAGTTTCCTTCAGAATATGTACCGACT GTTTTTGACAATTATGCAGTGACCGTTATGATTGGCGGAGAGCCATACACATTAGGTTTATTTGATACAgcag gTCAGGAAGATTATGATCGCCTCAGACCTTTGAGTTATCCACAAACTGATGTGTTTCTTGTTTGTTTCTCCGTGGTTTCACCATCTTCGTTTGAAAATGTCaaagaaaaa TGGGTTCCAGAGATAACGCATCACTGTCAAAAAACACCATTCCTGTTGGTTGGCACACAAATAGACCTTAGAGAAGATGCCACAACTGTAGAGAAACTAgccaaaaataaacaaaaatcaatatcaTCTGAACAAGGAGAGAAGCTAGCTAAAGAACTTAAAGCTGTAAAATATGTTGAATGCTCAGCACTTACACAA AAAggactaaaaaatgtatttgatgaaGCTATTCTTGCAGCTTTAGAGCCTCCTGAGCCAGTCAAGAAGAGGAAGTGTGTTATATTGTAA
- the LOC100161234 gene encoding JNK1/MAPK8-associated membrane protein, whose amino-acid sequence MGEHYQHFFENHNSIDQILEPRCPGYYCGRLDLGNGRTSDCGSCPSGTKVNSIHICQQCTDSPSSYDFMYLLFMATVPLLFHAVYIDLSLSSILWAFKGKNGNSQKKTKTKVVLNVSAILEIFIAAVSAVLIVDPIGQLWIRSCRTQWLSDWYTVLYNPTPDYRESLRCTQEAVYPLYSMVFIFYLACIIVLLTIRPLLSAYFNLNRGAYLKTIYAGLYFFPIAAIIHAFLGGIVYVTFPYIVIVVSVISSAIHFATEINQSAKYLIVNTVCVPRNILIVAVHWVSHGFGIVAITQLENPPVDYALLLLIPLPTLFYIATTRISEPSKILVL is encoded by the exons ATGGGAGAAcattaccaacatttttttgaa aatcATAATAGTATTGACCAAATACTCGAACCAAGATGTCCTGGCTACTATTGTGGTCGACTAGATTTAGGTAATGGACGTACAAGTGATTGTGGTTCGTGTCCTTCGGGTACAAAAGTGAATTCAATTCATATTTGTCAACAATGCACAGATTCTCCTTCATCATATGATTTCATGTACCTCTTATTCATGGCGACAGTGCCTTTATTATTTCATGCTGTGTACATAGATCTTTCTTTGTCATCAATATTATGGGCATTCAAAGGAAAAAa tggaaattctcagaaaaaaactaaaacaaaagtTGTCCTAAATGTATCAGCAATATTGGAAATATTTATTGCAGCGGTTTCAGCAGTCCTAATTGTTGATCCTATTGGTCAACTATGGATTCGATCATGTCGTACACAATGGCTATCTGATTGGTACACCGTTTTGTATAATCCAACACCAGATTACCGTGAATCATTACGATGTACTCAAGAAGCTGTATATCCATT GTATTccatggtttttattttttatttggcttGTATAATTGTTTTGCTCACGATACGTCCATTGTTGTCTGCTTATTTCAATCTTAACAGAGGGGcctatttgaaaactatttatgCCGGATTATATTTTTTCCCTATAGCAGCTATAATTCATGCGTTCCTAGGAGGTATTgttt atgtcACATTTccttatattgtaattgttgtTTCTGTAATATCAAGTGCGATTCATTTTGCTACAGAAATAAAtcag tCTGCAAAGTATTTGATTGTGAACACTGTATGTGTACCAAGAAACATACTGATTGTAGCTGTACATTGGGTCAGTCATGGATTTGGTATTGTTGCCATAACTCAGTTGGAAAATCCACCAGTTGACTATGCTTTATTGTTACTCATTCCTTTACCAACCCTTTTTTATATAGCAACTACACGCATAAGTGAACCATCAAAAATTCTTGTATTATGA
- the LOC100575809 gene encoding uncharacterized protein LOC100575809 — MIYPASFKHEIVKEDDVNIILRCDAKSIQDINVWVAELGRLNYIHWNVRSTIPNGQRIKCSKKFVCQHSAFQKPSALANQKGLSKNAECPASLKAVIKLDTVSTRKKDPFIKVFTLYN; from the exons atgatttatccaGCATCATTTAAACATGAAATTGTCAAAGAAGacgatgttaatattattttaaggtgTGACGCAAAATCTATTCAGGATATTAATGTATGGGTTGCTGAGTTAGGTAgacttaattatatacattggaACGTTCGTTCGACTATTCCAAATGGGCAGCGAATTAAGTGTtc CAAAAAGTTTGTTTGTCAACACAGTGCTTTTCAGAAGCCTAGTGCATTAGCAAACCAAAAAGGCTTGTCCAAAAATGCAGAGTGTCCAGCAAGCTTAAAAGCTGTTATTAAACTGGACACAGTATCTACGAGGAAGAAAGATCCATTTATTAAGGTATTCACATTATACAATTAa